Sequence from the Pontibacter pudoricolor genome:
ACGAAACCCGGCTTTTGGGTTTTACCTGTATAGCCATAGTTCGGCATTTCGATAACTCAAACTATAGTATGGTTCGTAAGCTGTAGTCTGTATGTAAACGGAGGTAGTACTAAAAAATGAGAATAGAAGCAGCCGAAACGCCGGGGAAATTAGGAGGAATGTTCAGGGCTTTGCGTTACCGCAACTACAGGCTTTTTTTTATAGGGCAGGGCATTTCACTTATCGGTACCTGGATGCAGCAGATTGCGCTTAGCTGGCTGGTGTACCGCCTCACCGATTCTGTTTTTTTGCTGGGTGCCGTTACTTTTTCCAGCCAGATCCCATCCTTTTTGCTTGGCCCGTTTGCCGGTGTCATGGCCGATAAGTTTGAGCGCAGGAAAGTGTTGGTAGTAACGCAGGTGCTCTCTATGGTGCAGGCCTCTACGCTGGCGGCGCTGGTACTTACCCAAACTATAGAAATCTGGCATATCCTTACACTTAGTGCTGTTCTGGGAATAATTAATGCGTTTGATATTTCCACAAGGCAGGCTTTTGTGGTGCAGATGGTTGAGAAACGGGAAGACCTGAGTAACGGTATTGCGCTAAACTCTTCGTTGTTCAACATGGCCCGCCTGATAGGGCCGTCTATTGCGGGTTTGCTGATTGCGGCAGTAGGCGAGGGGATGTGTATCCTGATAAATGCGGTCAGTTACATTGCCGTGATCTCGTCGTTGCTGCTTATGCGCCTGAAGCCTTTTGTGCCCGTGGAGAAGAAAGAAAAAGTATGGCAGTCGTTGAAGGACGGGTTTGGCTATGCCTACAATTTTCCGCCTATCAGGGCGCTTATCCTTATAGTTGGTTTGCTTAGTTTGTTCGGGATGCCGTTTAGTGTGCTGCTGCCTGTTTTCGCCCGCGATATTTTACATGGCGGCGCAAATACGCTTGGTTTTTTAATGGGTGCTTCGGGCGTAGGGGCGCTTACAGGAGCCTTGTTCCTGGCGCAACGGAAGTCGGTTGTAGGGTTGGGTAAGGTCATTATCTTCACGATGCTGCTGTTTGGTTCGGCACTTATTGCCTTTTCTTTTTCCGAAACGTTGGTTATCTCGCTGCTGCTTATGCTCTTCACAGGTTTTGGTATGATCGTATCAATGGCCTCGTGTAATACCTTGCTGCAAACTATAGTTGAGGAAGAAAAACGTGGCCGGGTAATGAGCCTGTACGCTACCGCTTTTATGGGGATGGCACCTATCGGGAGTATGCTGGCCAGTTCTGTAGCCGAAATGGTTGGGGTAAACTATACGCTGGCTGCCTGCGGACTTTTGTGTGCGCTGAGTGTTATTCCGTTTGCCATGAATTTAAGCAAACTGCGCCAGATGGTGTGGCCGATTTACCAGCGCCTCGGCATCGTTCCGGAAATTGCGACTGGTCTGCAAACCGCCTCAACCCTGACTGCTCCACCAGAGGAAAGGTGAGTGGTTGGCTTCGTATAGTTAACATTTGCGAAAGCGTATTCTTTACTCTACTGGGAGGCTTCACCATTTCATCTAAGCAAACATGTTAAAAATTTACTGTCATTCTGTAAAGAAACTTGGTTGTAGGGAGGTTAAGCCTATGCTACTTGCCGCCAAGATCCTTACAGGATGACAAAGAGGAGAATGAAACGACTTGCTAATGCCCTCGCTCGCGTCCCGCGAGTGTGAGCTATTTAGTGGCGTCCCGCCACTTGTGCCGCAGGCACAGGTTAAAGCGGCCAGAGTCCACAGGTAACTCACACTCGCGGGACGCGAGCGAGGGCGAATTAGAGAATGAAATGACCCTACACTTGAGGATAAGTGAGAATGTGAGTTCTAAACTTGAGAGCCGGGCTCACCAGGGTGTGTCAAAAGGTGACTATAAAACAAAAGAGCCAACTATAGTAGCTGGCTCTTTATATATCCAAAGAATTTAAAACGCTTAGTTCTTTTTCTTGATGAGTAGTTTTTCGCCTGGCTTCACACTGAAATCAGCTTTCTTATTCCATTCCATCACCTCTTTTATAGTTACGCCATACGTACGGGAAATTTTGTATAAGCTTTCGCCGGCCTCTACGGTATGGTAAACATCTGACGTTATAGTTTGTGCCGGAGCTTCTTCAACTATGGTTTCTTCTGTAGTTTGTCCGCCCGCAGGAGCTACTACGCGCAGCTGCTGACCAATAGAAAGTACACCTTGCGGTAAGTTATTCCAGGCTTTCAGGTTATCTATAGTTACGTTGTAGCGCTTAGAGATGCTCCATAATGTTTCGCCGGTAGCTACGGTGTGCATGCCATCAGCAGGTAGCGTTGCTTCTACAGCTTCGGCGGCATCGGTAGGTTCAGGAAGTGCTACATTGGTCAGCGGCTCAGCAATGATAAGTTCCTGGCCAAGTTTAAGCGGACCTTCCGGAAGTTTGTTCCAGGCGGTAAGCTCAGCAACAGTTACGTTGTACATCTTAGAGATACCATAAAGCGTTTCGCCTTTCGCTACCACGTGCTTCGCCGATTTGGTTGCCGGGGTAGCATCTTCCGTTACTGTTTCAACCTCATCCTCAGGCTTAGTTACAACTGCTTCCTTAACCGGCTCTGCTTTGGCAGTAGTAGTTGCTGACTTTGTAGCTGTAGCACTTGTTTTAGCTGGTTCCTGTTTTGGAGTAGCTGTTGTTGTAGCAGGCTTAGCTGTTGCGGTTTCCTGGGTTGCAGGTGTTGTTGCTGGCTTTGCTGTAGTTGCAGCAGGT
This genomic interval carries:
- a CDS encoding MFS transporter, encoding MRIEAAETPGKLGGMFRALRYRNYRLFFIGQGISLIGTWMQQIALSWLVYRLTDSVFLLGAVTFSSQIPSFLLGPFAGVMADKFERRKVLVVTQVLSMVQASTLAALVLTQTIEIWHILTLSAVLGIINAFDISTRQAFVVQMVEKREDLSNGIALNSSLFNMARLIGPSIAGLLIAAVGEGMCILINAVSYIAVISSLLLMRLKPFVPVEKKEKVWQSLKDGFGYAYNFPPIRALILIVGLLSLFGMPFSVLLPVFARDILHGGANTLGFLMGASGVGALTGALFLAQRKSVVGLGKVIIFTMLLFGSALIAFSFSETLVISLLLMLFTGFGMIVSMASCNTLLQTIVEEEKRGRVMSLYATAFMGMAPIGSMLASSVAEMVGVNYTLAACGLLCALSVIPFAMNLSKLRQMVWPIYQRLGIVPEIATGLQTASTLTAPPEER